Proteins encoded within one genomic window of Ascaphus truei isolate aAscTru1 chromosome 8, aAscTru1.hap1, whole genome shotgun sequence:
- the F2RL3 gene encoding proteinase-activated receptor 4 isoform X1: MKPSESLSAFCISLLFVTLWGPGVANEEYDDYSMETQNNETELSDSTLCPRSLPGQKVFRDNQTFLSISPHSRNHLSSPITVILIPSLYTVVFLVGLPSNGLALWILATKVKKMTSTIFLMNLAAADLLLILMLPFKISYYFLGNNWLFGETMCRTLTSFFYGNIYCSVLLLMSISVDRYLAVVHPFFSRTFRSKTFAICMCSTSWIIAILSVLPLATLRQSYPLDESSLTLCHDVLPRQEQAQYLFYYFVCLITLVFLLPLAVIIFCYASVIRVLMLSGEKYAYAVKLSALVLVIVVVFLTPSNVVLLIHYSERCLHRYEDLYIVYMVCLAMSSFNSCVDPFVYYYVSEEFREKVRRRLWKSSKTTVTSLKTSKEVLPASCSHSHSRSVL; this comes from the exons ATGAAACCCTCCGAGTCTCTGTCGGCCTTCTGCATCTCGCTGCTGTTTGTGACGCTTTGGGGACCCGGTGTTGCCAACGAGGAGTATGACG ATTATTCCATGGAGACACAAAATAACGAGACGGAGCTCTCTGACAGCACCCTGTGCCCACGATCCTTACCGGGACAGAAGGTCTTTAGGGATAACCAGACATTCTTGTCCATCTCCCCACACTCCAGGAACCATCTGAGTAGCCCCATCACTGTGATTCTAATCCCCTCCCTCTACACTGTGGTCTTCCTGGTGGGTTTGCCTTCCAATGGTCTGGCTCTATGGATCTTGGCCACCAAGGTCAAGAAGATGACCTCCACCATCTTCTTGATGAACCTGGCCGCTGCTGACCTCTTGCTCATCCTCATGCTGCCCTTCAAGATTTCCTACTACTTCCTGGGCAACAACTGGCTCTTCGGGGAGACGATGTGCCGGACCCTAACCAGCTTCTTCTATGGGAACATCTACTGCTCCGTCCTCCTCCTCATGAGCATAAGTGTGGATCGCTACTTGGCCGTGGTGCACCCTTTCTTCTCCAGGACGTTTCGGAGCAAGACTTTTGCTATCTGCATGTGCTCCACCTCCTGGATCATCGCCATCTTGTCCGTGCTGCCCTTGGCCACCCTGCGCCAGTCCTATCCACTGGACGAGTCCAGTCTCACCCTGTGCCATGACGTCCTGCCCAGACAGGAGCAGGCTCAGTATTTGTTCTACTACTTTGTGTGTCTCATCACCCTGGTCTTCCTGCTCCCGTTGGCCGTCATCATCTTCTGTTACGCCTCCGTCATCCGCGTGCTGATGTTGAGCGGGGAGAAATACGCCTACGCGGTCAAACTATCAGCCCTGGTTCTGGTCATTGTGGTTGTCTTCTTGACACCCAGCAACGTGGTGCTCCTGATTCACTACTCAGAGCGCTGCCTCCATCGCTACGAGGATCTTTACATCGTCTACATGGTCTGCTTGGCCATGAGCTCCTTCAACAGCTGTGTGGACCCCTTTGTGTATTACTATGTCTCGGAGGAGTTTAGGGAGAAGGTGAGACGCCGGTTGTGGAAGAGCTCCAAGACTACGGTGACCTCGCTGAAAACGTCCAAAGAGGTTCTTCCCGCCAGCTGCTCCCACTCGCACTCCCGGTCGGTGCTGTGA
- the F2RL3 gene encoding proteinase-activated receptor 4 isoform X2: METQNNETELSDSTLCPRSLPGQKVFRDNQTFLSISPHSRNHLSSPITVILIPSLYTVVFLVGLPSNGLALWILATKVKKMTSTIFLMNLAAADLLLILMLPFKISYYFLGNNWLFGETMCRTLTSFFYGNIYCSVLLLMSISVDRYLAVVHPFFSRTFRSKTFAICMCSTSWIIAILSVLPLATLRQSYPLDESSLTLCHDVLPRQEQAQYLFYYFVCLITLVFLLPLAVIIFCYASVIRVLMLSGEKYAYAVKLSALVLVIVVVFLTPSNVVLLIHYSERCLHRYEDLYIVYMVCLAMSSFNSCVDPFVYYYVSEEFREKVRRRLWKSSKTTVTSLKTSKEVLPASCSHSHSRSVL, translated from the coding sequence ATGGAGACACAAAATAACGAGACGGAGCTCTCTGACAGCACCCTGTGCCCACGATCCTTACCGGGACAGAAGGTCTTTAGGGATAACCAGACATTCTTGTCCATCTCCCCACACTCCAGGAACCATCTGAGTAGCCCCATCACTGTGATTCTAATCCCCTCCCTCTACACTGTGGTCTTCCTGGTGGGTTTGCCTTCCAATGGTCTGGCTCTATGGATCTTGGCCACCAAGGTCAAGAAGATGACCTCCACCATCTTCTTGATGAACCTGGCCGCTGCTGACCTCTTGCTCATCCTCATGCTGCCCTTCAAGATTTCCTACTACTTCCTGGGCAACAACTGGCTCTTCGGGGAGACGATGTGCCGGACCCTAACCAGCTTCTTCTATGGGAACATCTACTGCTCCGTCCTCCTCCTCATGAGCATAAGTGTGGATCGCTACTTGGCCGTGGTGCACCCTTTCTTCTCCAGGACGTTTCGGAGCAAGACTTTTGCTATCTGCATGTGCTCCACCTCCTGGATCATCGCCATCTTGTCCGTGCTGCCCTTGGCCACCCTGCGCCAGTCCTATCCACTGGACGAGTCCAGTCTCACCCTGTGCCATGACGTCCTGCCCAGACAGGAGCAGGCTCAGTATTTGTTCTACTACTTTGTGTGTCTCATCACCCTGGTCTTCCTGCTCCCGTTGGCCGTCATCATCTTCTGTTACGCCTCCGTCATCCGCGTGCTGATGTTGAGCGGGGAGAAATACGCCTACGCGGTCAAACTATCAGCCCTGGTTCTGGTCATTGTGGTTGTCTTCTTGACACCCAGCAACGTGGTGCTCCTGATTCACTACTCAGAGCGCTGCCTCCATCGCTACGAGGATCTTTACATCGTCTACATGGTCTGCTTGGCCATGAGCTCCTTCAACAGCTGTGTGGACCCCTTTGTGTATTACTATGTCTCGGAGGAGTTTAGGGAGAAGGTGAGACGCCGGTTGTGGAAGAGCTCCAAGACTACGGTGACCTCGCTGAAAACGTCCAAAGAGGTTCTTCCCGCCAGCTGCTCCCACTCGCACTCCCGGTCGGTGCTGTGA